The following are from one region of the Sulfitobacter indolifex genome:
- a CDS encoding glycosyltransferase family protein, with amino-acid sequence MDERAEQEAAQQHRKNMRPRRIMFYSHDTFGLGHLRRSRTLATALTQSDPQTSAIILTGSPVAGRFTFPERVDHIRLPGVTKLSDGSYVSQTLGAGIEDTTSLRAGLIQAAIERYEPDLLVVDKEPTGFRGELLPSLQGLRERGHTRTVLGLRDVLDEPTALASEWERKGATRAAEELYDEIWVYGMREMYDPTKGLPLSQDARSRMHWTGYLRREFAVDVEVPDSPYILITPGGGGDGAAMVSLVLSAYEEDPTLEPKAVLVYGPFLSGELRDRLEARVAKLNGRVTATGFDRHIEALFVGAEGVISMGGYNTFCEVLSFDKRAVIVPRTTPRLEQWLRASRAEEMGLVRMLEETRDGMTTRAMIDAIRNLPQQNKPSEAGANDLLGGLDTVIARADALMNNMGPQ; translated from the coding sequence ATGGACGAACGCGCGGAACAAGAAGCTGCCCAACAACACCGTAAGAACATGCGGCCGCGCCGGATCATGTTCTACAGCCACGACACTTTCGGACTAGGCCACCTGCGGCGTTCACGCACCTTGGCCACGGCACTTACCCAAAGCGACCCCCAGACATCCGCCATTATCCTTACCGGTTCACCAGTTGCTGGGCGCTTTACGTTTCCCGAGCGTGTCGATCATATCCGGCTGCCGGGGGTGACGAAACTGTCTGATGGCAGCTATGTCAGCCAGACCCTTGGCGCTGGTATCGAGGATACAACCTCTCTACGTGCGGGTCTGATCCAAGCCGCGATAGAACGCTACGAACCTGACCTGCTGGTGGTGGACAAGGAGCCGACAGGGTTTCGCGGGGAGTTGCTCCCCTCTTTGCAAGGGCTGCGCGAACGCGGGCATACCCGCACCGTACTTGGTCTGCGGGACGTGCTGGATGAACCAACCGCCCTCGCGTCCGAATGGGAACGCAAAGGCGCCACACGCGCTGCCGAGGAGCTCTATGACGAGATCTGGGTATACGGCATGCGCGAGATGTACGACCCGACCAAAGGCCTACCCCTGTCCCAAGACGCGCGTTCGAGAATGCATTGGACCGGATATCTGCGGCGCGAATTCGCAGTGGATGTCGAAGTGCCCGACAGCCCCTATATCCTGATCACCCCGGGCGGCGGCGGCGATGGGGCGGCGATGGTGTCACTTGTCCTGTCGGCCTATGAGGAAGACCCGACATTAGAGCCGAAAGCGGTACTGGTCTACGGGCCTTTCCTCTCTGGCGAGCTGCGCGACCGCCTTGAAGCGCGGGTGGCCAAACTGAATGGGCGGGTCACAGCAACCGGTTTTGACAGGCACATCGAAGCGCTTTTTGTCGGCGCTGAGGGCGTAATTAGCATGGGTGGCTACAACACCTTTTGCGAGGTGCTGTCCTTTGACAAACGCGCCGTCATCGTCCCGCGCACGACCCCACGTCTGGAACAATGGCTTCGCGCTAGCCGTGCTGAGGAAATGGGCTTGGTGCGCATGTTGGAAGAAACCCGTGACGGCATGACCACGCGGGCGATGATCGACGCTATCCGCAATCTGCCGCAGCAGAACAAACCTTCTGAGGCAGGCGCGAATGACCTGCTGGGCGGGCTTGATACCGTGATCGCACGGGCCGACGCGCTGATGAATAATATGGGACCACAATGA
- a CDS encoding nucleotide sugar dehydrogenase, producing MLRDATDTRIAVLGLGYVGLPLALALARNGFDVTGFDTSNATVTALREGRDPNGEVSDDAVATSSATYTHTAADLAGCSVFIIAVPTPITDAKAPDLNPILNACVTIAPHLTDGALVILESTVYPGVTEEVCGPALAAGSGLEPGRQIKLAYSPERVNPGDAEHSMENVVKIIAAQDAETLTRVEAIYAPVVKAGLHRASSIATAEAAKVIENTQRDLNIALVNEFSLIFSRLGLDTLEVLEAAGTKWNFLPFRPGLVGGHCIGVDPYYLTYRAEQLGYHPQVILAGRRINDQMGAHVAQMLVKAMLSRDIGVRCARVLVLGYTFKENCADTRNTKVADIVSELAAYSVGVDVYDPWVGADRLTSEHRVNGIETPEDGVYDAVVVAVGHKEFVEMGSDALRNLGKSGAVLFDIKGIFGKSGSDLRL from the coding sequence TTGCTCCGCGATGCTACTGATACCCGAATTGCTGTTCTGGGCCTTGGTTATGTTGGTCTGCCGCTGGCGCTGGCGCTGGCCAGAAACGGATTCGATGTTACCGGCTTTGATACGAGCAACGCAACGGTCACTGCGTTGCGCGAGGGCCGTGACCCCAACGGCGAAGTTTCTGACGACGCTGTCGCAACCAGTTCCGCCACTTACACCCATACGGCTGCGGATCTTGCGGGATGCAGCGTTTTTATCATTGCCGTCCCAACTCCGATCACCGACGCCAAGGCGCCGGACCTTAACCCGATCCTGAACGCCTGTGTCACCATTGCCCCCCATCTGACCGATGGTGCCTTGGTAATTTTGGAAAGCACGGTTTATCCTGGTGTTACCGAGGAGGTTTGCGGGCCAGCCCTCGCTGCTGGCAGCGGGCTTGAACCCGGACGCCAGATCAAACTGGCCTATAGCCCCGAACGGGTAAACCCCGGCGATGCCGAACATTCGATGGAGAATGTTGTCAAGATCATCGCCGCGCAGGATGCTGAGACCCTTACCCGTGTCGAGGCGATCTATGCGCCAGTGGTCAAAGCCGGGCTTCACCGCGCGTCATCTATTGCGACTGCGGAAGCGGCCAAGGTCATTGAAAACACCCAACGTGATCTGAACATCGCGCTGGTCAATGAATTCTCGCTGATCTTTTCGCGACTTGGCCTTGATACATTAGAGGTGCTTGAGGCGGCAGGCACCAAGTGGAACTTCCTACCCTTCCGCCCCGGTCTGGTGGGCGGACATTGCATCGGGGTTGATCCCTATTACCTGACCTACCGTGCGGAGCAGTTGGGCTATCACCCCCAAGTTATCCTCGCAGGCAGGCGTATCAACGATCAGATGGGCGCCCATGTGGCGCAGATGCTCGTGAAAGCGATGCTGAGCCGCGACATCGGCGTGCGCTGCGCGCGGGTTTTGGTCTTAGGCTACACCTTTAAGGAAAACTGCGCTGACACCCGCAACACGAAGGTGGCCGATATCGTGTCCGAGCTTGCCGCCTATTCCGTGGGCGTCGACGTATATGATCCTTGGGTAGGGGCAGACAGGTTAACCTCTGAACACCGTGTCAACGGCATAGAGACACCCGAAGACGGCGTTTATGATGCTGTGGTCGTGGCGGTGGGGCATAAGGAATTTGTCGAGATGGGCTCCGATGCTCTGCGCAATCTGGGGAAATCCGGAGCGGTATTGTTTGACATCAAGGGTATTTTCGGAAAATCCGGTAGTGACTTGCGGCTTTAA